One genomic region from Clarias gariepinus isolate MV-2021 ecotype Netherlands chromosome 20, CGAR_prim_01v2, whole genome shotgun sequence encodes:
- the tmem131l gene encoding transmembrane protein 131-like isoform X2, which yields MAAQRESQHGASGINVLFGVLHILLRFLQRGDAQLTALSHMSSVVEVWQAEDADLLLPSQAAEERSPENLPQEDSSSFYVRDTGRPVRFQPSTLDFGSQPIGVPRAETIYIHNPSAELPVTLQSVFTSSSHFHMPAFHRRVIPPRGKTSFKLIFLPREEGNIENSLFINTSTHGVITYQVFGVGVNAGSVKEVPRKDSILIFPHIQSIKLTQTQENALNITILGLLLDCSLPKALYAHTQGSCFGAEDEGRLSLQISLSERGERPAHLDKLKPYVLENIMVLLVLPPPGGAAAYPKIGVYMLNSGVKQLFVKEIQILSRTDISVEISHTPLKASASNLTQVATLSCRRSLSSLSKKCTSQIGLQTLGNMSVNMFPWLQHTLRDSAGWFQFVQKQKSADQVELWLTNPLHLSFTITNVSLSQPSPRLFKVVNVSRSVGVAPGCWRLLTLHFLNKTLPVNVVAVVTISTSLGFSLELLVHASSTGSKRGEVVFEGGGECEQLCPLRLSRTGRFEWQQSLLPESFSSLWKTDNSLATALCSRWHRGKELSCRWPRLPTEHDTALDFGATPVNESKIKNFTLKNPTGSPVAVEIRTLSSYPAPLEALDLITKWFNISPLSVNITTAEFSLLPLDQKSREGQRSSSVQRMVLQPWETRSVSVAYTPSEHKPVTSIFLIRNNLTVFDLVLVKGFGAKELLRVGGKLPGPGASLRFNVPQSTLMECRDGLRNHLSKPLFAIQKSFKVENAGELPLTVMSMNINGYKCQGFGFEVLQCRSFRVDYNSSSEITIAFTPDFTSSWVIRDLTLITERGSSFPFTLNVTLPHHMLPLCAQVVPGPSWEESFWVVTLIFTCFSLAGVCLMAFHQAQYILREFTTPTPRSNHNSNPRDNSSQNTPNNTSKGKGSCKSYSDTSHTSDKGKGRGSTALANGTPRSQPSTRKSSGASSQPQKKQTRVSFLYRYKSSSTSNANTPTANSNPPMDEEREDQTFDPDPDVCNNNNNNDDALIESALHVEQKEHVREEKTLPGDMFPMETLPGFPESITAVHVPQADVIGQVESRCSRGREEDKRENVDTEPRASECSHRKRVEKDCELAVSSSSTKTKKNSGRNRRKHVETVPGLPELGAMTMTGIEREPEYREPRNVARNRNHSSSMKLEIPKAAAAAESPLKPNGVCLARPRRKAPERRLQWESGSDSGSSSGSVRASRGSWGSWSSVEGEKDLSRTREREPVPYNMYTSERDCYPSVNCNYKTQSMNNLYESHETPALSPSFADIAAGVDRSADSGGVYMPEETWSAPSVPLTNGFRYNMPEPRGTYNQNSNSNPFNGRFLWNTAASQCNPYSYCPPNNYMRPGKGHYQNSFPCREPQTQASWSEETPHEVTSSWDMTSCVGSKPYFSGTRSLSPISSSLFGSIWTPQSEPCQSQVHFHPERSVPVSPVSPFTPEPLPNKHFSSFNPFGPHMNLDIWNNSASNRSSNSQLSNDSGYCADA from the exons ttcctcGTTTTATGTGCGGGACACCGGGAGACCTGTCCGCTTCCAACCGTCCACGCTGGACTTTGGCTCTCA gcctaTAGGTGTCCCGCGAGCTGAGACCATCTATATTCATAACCCAAGTGCGGAGCTGCCGGTGACGCTGCAATCCGTCTTCACGTCCAGCTCACACTTTCATATGCCTGCCTTCCACAGACGG gTGATCCCACCCAGAGGGAAGACATCTTTTAAACTCATTTTCCTCCCAAGAGAGGAGGGCAATATAGAAAATTCGTTATTTATTAACACATCAACCCACGGGGTGATAACGTACCAG gTTTTTGGTGTTGGTGTGAACGCTGGCTCGGTAAAGGAAGTGCCGAGGAAAGACAGCATTCTCATATTTCCACATATACAAAGCATTAAACTTACACAAACTCAG gaaaatgctttaaatattaCCATCCTGGGGCTGCTGTTGGACTGCAGCCTCCCCAAAGCACTCTATGCTCACACACAG gGCTCGTGTTTCGGAGCAGAGGATGAAGGACGTCTCTCTCTCCAGATCAGTCTGTCTGAGAGAGGTGAGAGGCCGGCACACCTGGACAAGCTGAAGCCCTACGTCCTGGAGAACATCATGGTGCTGCTCGTCCTGCCTCCGCCGGGGGGCGCCGCCGCAT ATCCAAAAATAGGTGTGTACATGCTGAACTCAGGGGTCAAACAGCTCTTTGTCAAG GAAATCCAGATCTTGTCAAGGACGGACATCTCTGTAGAGATCAGCCACACGCCACTGAAGGCTTCCGCCAGTAACCTCACTCAGGTGGCCACGCTGTCCTGCAGAC GATCTTTATCGTCTCTTAGTAAAAAATGTACCAGTCAGATCGGCTTGCAGACGTTGGGCAACATGAGCGTGAACATGTTTCCCTGGTTACAGCACACACTCCG tgaTTCTGCTGGCTGGTTTCAGTTCGTCCAGAAGCAGAAGAGTGCAGATCAGGTGGAGTTGTGGCTCACCAACCCGCTCCACCTGAGCTTCACCATCACCAACGTCTCCCTGAGCCAGCCGTCGCCGCGGCTCTTTAAG GTAGTAAACGTCAGCCGGTCAGTGGGCGTGGCCCCTGGCTGCTGGAGGCTGCTGACGCTCCACTTCCTCAACAAGACGTTGCCGGTCAACGTGGTTGCCGTGGTAACGATCAGCACCAGCCTGGGCTTTTCGCTGGAGCTGCTTGTGCATGCGTCGTCCACGGGGTCAAAG aggGGGGAGGTGGTGTTTGAGGGCGGTGGCGAGTGTGAGCAGCTCTGTCCTCTCCGCCTCTCCAGAACCg ggCGTTTTGAGTGGCAGCAGTCTCTCCTCCCAGAATCCTTTTCTTCATTGTGGAAGACGGACAACAGTTTGGCGACGGCACTCTGCAGCCGGTGGCACCGTGGAAAAGAGCTGTcctgcag atGGCCGAGGCTTCCCACAGAACATGATACAGCTCTAGATTTTGGAGCAACACCAGTCAACGAAAGCAag ATTAAAAACTTCACCCTGAAAAACCCGACCGGTTCTCCGGTTGCCGTGGAGATCAGAACCCTGTCTTCGTATCCTGCTCCCCTGGAAGCGTTGGACCTGATCACCAAGTG GTTTAACATCAGTCCCCTCTCAGTAAACATCACTACAGCCGAGTTTTCTCTCCTCCCCTTAGATCAGAAG TCTCGGGAGGGTCAGCGAAGCAGCAGCGTGCAGAGGATGGTGCTGCAGCCGTGGGAGACGAGGAGCGTCTCCGTGGCGTACACGCCATCTGAACACAAACCGGTCACCTCCATTTTTCTCATCAG GAATAACTTGACGGTCTTCGACCTGGTCTTGGTGAAAGGATTTGGAGCGAAGGAGCTCCTGCGTGTAGGCGGGAAGCTACCCGGCCCTGGGGCGTCGCTGCGCTTTAATGTTCCTCAGTCCACCTTGATGGAGTGCAGAGACG gtttgcgcaatcacctcagcAAGCCTCTGTTCGCCATCCAGAAGAGTTTTAAGGTGGAGAATGCGGGCGAGCTTCCTCTCACCGTCATGTCCATGAATATCAACGGATATAAATGCCAGGGCTTCGGCTTCGAGGTGCTACAGTGCCGGTCCTTCCGCGTCGACTACAACTCGTCCTCCGAGATCACCATCGC ATTCACTCCAGACTTCACGTCATCGTGGGTGATCAGAGATCTGACCTTAATAACCGAGCGCGGCTCTTCCTTCCCCTTCACCCTGAACGTCACCCTGCCGCACCACATGCTGCCCCTGTGCGCTCAGGTCGTCCCCGGGCCCAGCTGGGAGGAGTCCTTCTGGGTCGTCACACTCATCTTTACCTG CTTCTCGTTGGCCGGAGTGTGTCTCATGGCCTTCCACCAGGCTCAGTACATCCTGAGGGAGTTTACCACTCCAACTCCACGCAGCAACCATAACTCGAACCCTCGCGATAACAGCAGCCAGAACACTCCCAACAACACCAG TAAAGGCAAAGGCAGCTGCAAAAGTTACTCCGACACAAGCCACACTTCTGATAAAGGCAAAGGGCGGGGCTCCACAGCCTTAGCCAATGGCACGCCACGTTCCCAACCCTCCACGAGGAAGAGCTCCGGAGCTTCCTCCCAACCTCAGAAGAAGCAAACCCGAGTTTCATTCCTTTACAGATACAAAAGCAGCTCGACATCTAACGCTAACACCCCTACTGCTAATTCGAACCCCCCGATGGATGAAGAGAGAGAAGATCAGACGTTCGACCCAGACCCAGACGTCtgcaataacaacaacaataacgaCGACGCTTTAATCGAGTCGGCGCTCCACGTGGAACAGAAGGAACACGTCAGGGAGGAAAAAACGCTGCCAGGAGATATGTTTCCCATGGAAACGCTTCCTGGATTTCCAGAAAGCATCACAGCCGTTCACGTGCCTCAGGCTGATGTGATTGGACAGGTGGAAAGCAGGTGCAGTCGGGGGAGGGAGGAGGACAAAAGGGAAAATGTGGACACTGAG CCGAGAGCGAGCGAGTGCTCTCATAGGAAGAGAGTGGAGAAGGACTGTGAGCTTGCGGTGTCCAGTTCCAGCACCAAAACGAAGAAGAACTCAGGGAGGAACCGCAGGAAGCATGTCGAAACCGTCCCAGG ACTTCCTGAGCTTGGTGCTATGACGATGACGGGGATCGAGAGAGAGCCCGAGTATAGAGAACCTCGAAACGTAGCTAGAAACCGCAACCACTCATCCAGCATGAAGCTGGAGATCCCCAAAGCAGCAGCAGCGGCGGAGAGCCCTCTCAAACCAAACG gtgtgtgtttggccagACCTAGACGGAAAGCCCCGGAGCGCCGGCTACAGTGGGAATCGGGCTCGGATTCGGGCAGCTCATCAGGCAGCGTCAGGGCCAGCAGGGGATCATGGGGCAGCTGGAGCAGTgtggagggagagaaagaccTGAGCAGGACGCGAGAGA gAGAGCCAGTGCCATACAACATGTACACATCTGAGCGTGATTGTTACCCCTCAGTGAACTGCAACTATAAAACTcaaag caTGAACAATCTGTATGAGAGTCATGAAACTCCTGCTCTTTCCCCCAGTTTCGCCGACATAGCAGCAGGTGTGGACAGAAGTGCAG ACTCGGGTGGTGTGTACATGCCAGAGGAGACCTGGTCTGCTCCTTCTGTTCCTCTCACCAATGGTTTCAGGTACAACATGCCAGAACCACGTGGCACCTACAACCAAAACTCCAACTCCAACCCTTTTAACGG AAGGTTTCTGTGGAATACCGCAGCCAGTCAGTGCAATCCATATTCCTACTGCCCCCCAAATAACTACATGCGACCAG GAAAGGGACATTACCAGAACAGCTTCCCTTGCCGTGAACCTCAAACACAAGCCAGCTGGAGTGAGGAAACACCACACGAGGTCACTTCCTCTTGGGACATGACCAGCTGTGTGGGCAGCAAG CCGTATTTCTCAGGCACCCGGAGCCTGTCTCCGATCTCCTCCAGTCTGTTCGGCTCCATCTGGACGCCTCAGAGCGAGCCGTGCCAGAGCCAGGTCCACTTCCACCCTGAGCGCTCGGTACCTGTCTCTCCAGTGTCTCCCTTCACTCCGGAGCCACTCCCCAATAAGCACTTCTCCAGCTTCAACCCGTTCGGCCCCCACATGAACCTGGACATCTGGAACAACTCGGCCTCGAACCGCAGCTCCAACTCTCAACTCTCCAACGACTCGGGCTACTGCGCAGACGCGTAA